The Pseudofrankia sp. DC12 region CGGGGCCGATCTGCGGCTCACCGACGCCCGGGTGTCCCGGCGGCACCTCATGGTCAGGCAGACAGAGCAGGGCTGGTCGGTCCTGGACATCAGCGCCAACGGGACCTGGCTGGACGGCCACCGGGTCCGGCGCGTCGACGTCACCCGTGAGGTCCGGCTCAACCTCGGCGCGGCGAACGGTCCGCGGGTCACGCTGGTCCCGGGCCCACCGCCGTCGTTCCCCGACTACCCACTGCCCGCGGTGCCCGAGGCCCCGACTCTCCCGACCGGGATCACTCGGCCGTCACCGTCGGTCGACCTCGGGCAGACGCGCCTGCTGCACCAGGTCGCCTTCAGTCGATGACCCGGTTGGCGCCGCCGGAGTCGGCGAGCAGCTTCCCGAGCATCGCCCCGAGCGCGATGAGCAGGCCGACCTCCTGCAGGGTGCTTCCGACGCCCGTTTCGAAGTTCTTGATGACGTTGGAGAGCCCCCAC contains the following coding sequences:
- a CDS encoding FHA domain-containing protein, producing the protein MICHGAEVAAVPVDRPFVIGRGPGADLRLTDARVSRRHLMVRQTEQGWSVLDISANGTWLDGHRVRRVDVTREVRLNLGAANGPRVTLVPGPPPSFPDYPLPAVPEAPTLPTGITRPSPSVDLGQTRLLHQVAFSR